The Deltaproteobacteria bacterium genome segment TGGGATGAGGACCATGGTAGCGATCTCGCCGGTGTGTCCGCCCCCTTCGGTGCCCTGTGCGATCACGATGTCCACGCCCGCCCGCTTGTGGGCGACGCCATGATCGATGCGGCCGGCGAGGGCAGCCACGGTGGTACCGTGGGCGTGTGCCCGCTCAACCAACCAAGGCGGCGGGGTCCCCAGAGCCGAGGCGATCACGGCGATGTTGTGGGAGAAGGCGACGTCGATGAGCGGGGCCATGCTCTTGGCGTCCACGCGCAGGCCGGTCATCCCTCGCTCCTCCCTGCGGCTCTCGGGCGAAGGCGGCGGCAGCGGCGGCACCTCGTAGCGCGCGAGCAAATCGTCAACCCACTCTCGGTGCTCGGCGGGGACCATCGCGTTCAGGCTGGCGAAATCGAACCCGCCTTCGCCAGCGCCGACGTACTTGCTGGGGATGAGCAGGTCGACGCCGAAGGGCCGGCCTTTGGTTTGCGCGCGGATCCACTTGAGGTCGACATCGAGCTGCTCGGGCGTGTGGGCCACTGCCCCGAGCACGCCGCAGCCGCCGGCGTTGGTCACCGCGGCCGCGACGTCGCGGCAGTGGGTGAAAGCGAAGATGGGGAAGTCGATCCCCAACATCTTGGTCACTGTGGTACGCATGAGTCCGGTTTCCTCTCTGGCGCTTCGGGCCGCTACACCTTTTCGACCACCCGCGCTCAATCGTCAATGGCGATTTCGTACCCAGGGGCTGGCATTGGGGTGGCGCCGAGCGCCGACGCCACCCGCGTTCCTAAGCTGCACTGCTCGTGGCGGGCGCTGCGGACCGTGCGCCGCCAGAGTGCGAACAACGAGTCGAATTGGAGGTGGCGGCGGCTACTGTAGTATCAGCTCGCCCGTAGAAAAGCGCTTGAAGCGGCGCTGGTACAGGTAGGTGTCTTTGCCGACCTGCACCACCACGGTCATGGTGACGTGGCCAGTGCCGTCGAACATCGTCAGGTCACCGCCGCGGGCGACGAAGTTCAAACGGGCCACGCCATCCCACCCAGTGTAGATCGACATGCTGACCTGGAATCCGTTCACGCTACCGCTGAACGACTTGCGCCGCCCGACGACCGGGTAATGCTCCACCCGACCGAGGTCGAACACCGCCGCGTTCGCGCCGTCGGTGATGCGGATGGTTACCGGCCCGGTGGCAGCGGGAGGCTGCGTGAAGGTGCCGTACAAGAGCACGCGGCTGAGCAAG includes the following:
- a CDS encoding nitronate monooxygenase; its protein translation is MRTTVTKMLGIDFPIFAFTHCRDVAAAVTNAGGCGVLGAVAHTPEQLDVDLKWIRAQTKGRPFGVDLLIPSKYVGAGEGGFDFASLNAMVPAEHREWVDDLLARYEVPPLPPPSPESRREERGMTGLRVDAKSMAPLIDVAFSHNIAVIASALGTPPPWLVERAHAHGTTVAALAGRIDHGVAHKRAGVDIVIAQGTEGGGHTGEIATMVLIPQVVDAVAPTPVLAAGGIASGRQVAAALALGAEGVWCGSVWLTTAEAETTPEIKERFLAATSADTRRSRSLTGKPARMLRSAWTDAWEAPDAPAPLPMPLQTMLVVEAQRRIHRVAHKPDSGGRQLLTYFVGQVVGQLNETKSTRKVVSEMVEEFIATMERMNGLVRDDS